Within the Erigeron canadensis isolate Cc75 chromosome 6, C_canadensis_v1, whole genome shotgun sequence genome, the region atgtaaGTTAATGAAAACCCTTTTAAGTTTTCATATAGCAATACCCTTTATTTTATTaccttttaaatttcttttttttttttttggaagttCATGTTGtttgttataataataaaatataactttatCAAGTTCGtattaagtttgaagtttttattatttgactttattatctatactaatttaataaaacaaatcattttttttccttaaaatttTACCTTTTTTCGATAAAAGACTGTCATTCCTTGTTAACTTGTCTTAATCATCAATAAAAACAAGCAACATAGTTGTAGTGTCAGTTGACTTATAAACTTTCTACAtctgaaaaaatcaaaattacttttctgttttattcaccaatttaaatatctccatctaatatacttataatacccttaatgatatGATTTACAGTATATATCTccaaacacttaaaataactacaatatcacatttaacattaattacttttacatttaccaccATCACCGTCCCCACTGACGTCCTCACCACCGTCACCATCAATCCATCACCACCTCCGTCATATCACCTCCGTCATCACTATCCCGCTGCCACCGTATTATACAGGAATAAgttatagtttttaaaaaatgaatgaaCACTACGcaaaactaattaatttattcacaattatatttttacaatatcCAAATAAAAGGTTTGACCAAACACCACTACTAAGCTTTCAATCCAGGATATGGAGAAGAATGGGAGTAGTAAAACGGCATCGGCGTTACGCTGGGGAATCCTCCGCCGTGCCCTTATTccttccaccaccaccaccaccaccaccattgaTTCCCGTAATTTtctattatttaatattttttgatctattatatatttctttatttcAGCTAGCAGTTTACTGTATAATTTACCTGATGATCATTGACTACATGTACACATAGATAAAATACAAAGTTATGTATGATGTAGTACTAGTTATTTACCTTTAATAACCAATTTAGCtttgtaaaattaaataataaaaatcatttgTTATGTAATGTGGCAGAAGAAGAGGAAGCATCTATATCTAGAAagcctaataataataataataacaataatgttgGGTTCGGTTTGATACCGTTCCGTTTAGTATCATCGGATCGATCTAAACAACAAGAATTATTCACAAACgaagcagaagaagaagaaaaagaaaaagaaaaagaaaaagcttGTTGTGTATGCTATACATTGCCTGATCacaattctaccaagctcttttTATAGTAAGATACTATATATTTTCGTACATTTTCATTAAGTCGTTTTTAGATTCGATTAGTCGAGTGTGTTGCTATTTGTTTTATTCATGATGGATATAAGTTTGAGAAAAATCATAGATGCATAAGTTGAAAATTGTGAATTTTTATATCGAATTTAAGCTTCAAACTGAATTGTAAAAGGTTAAATAGATTGGGTTCTCCTTGTTTAGGTTATATGGAGAGTGCAAGTTACGTGACCTAACTAGGGTCGTGGTGGCCGTTCCCTGTCCATCTGTTTTTGTATCGGCCACCTCAAGTTGTTTACCTAGGGAGGTTCAAACTTGAGATCTTTTGTAACGACATGAGGATGCGTGACCATTAGGCCACCTTGGTGTTCCGTGTTCGTTTGTCAGTTTTATTCTAGacatatgataaaaaaaaatttcactagTGTTGCCGGTAGGTTTTGGATTGAATTACGAGTTGCCGTGATCTTGTGGTATATTGTATGTTACTCGTATAATGTTTTCTTCTAAttgaatatattgtttttaacaGTTTGATGTAATGATGGAAGTTCTTATGAGTTTAATGTCTATTTAAAGAAAGAAGCTTTGGATTGTTGCTTTGTATGTGATTATTGCCAACTTATGTTTTCCAATGCAGTCAAAGAGTGGACAATTGTGCAAATCTCAACGACTTCAGGATCTGTAACACATATGACATTGACAACACGGGCATTGTTTGTAAGTTCTCTTTGCACCCAAAATATCAGCTCTCATAATTAGGATATGACTAGAGTATACAAACCTTAATAGGAATAGTTAAATGATGTCCATAGACCAGAAACTCAAAGTCAACAACTCAACATGTAATAAAGCATATATAACATATTTGTAATGCACGTGACTCAAATTTACTACACTATCTAATTTTCAATGGGATGACCATGTCGGGATCTGAGAAAATCTTTTCTGGTGTTTACTTATTCAACATTACAAGTGTTTTGTACATACAAATTAGTCATTTCCttctcttccttttttttttctttccagtTAATCTGCGTGTTACATTGACTTATAAACacatcaaatttttaaatctatacTTCCCTGTGCAAAGCCTACTGTTGAATAAAGCATTATTCATGCTGCAAATGGATGGGAGGTCTATTTCATAAAGCTCGATAGTTTAAGATAAATGAAATGACTACTTTCTGGGTGATGAAAACTGAATTCGGCTGTCATGGAAATACATTATAAATACTTCAGCCATAACGCTTATTTTAGCAAAAAGGACGTTATGTGATAGATATTCAGTAAAATTCTGTCTTTACCTCTCTCTTAAAGAAgctaatttattaattatttcttcaagttatatatattcatagtTTCTTGTTGCATAAATTCTGTGTACTGATTCATTGAACAGGTTCTTGGCCATCAGAGGAAGTCCTTGCTTATTATTGTTTATCTCAGCTAGACTTATTCAGGTTACCGCTTAAGTTTTGTCTCTACAGCTGAATCAATTCTGTCTTGctgttttctttttctgtttcaCCGTTTGTACCTGTGGAGGAACTTATAAACAAGCATATCCTAATTTTGTAATATACTTTTCTTACCAATTCAGGTCTAAAAGAGTAATTGAACTTGGATCAGGATACGGCCTAGCAGGCTTACTTATAGCTGCTGTCACAAAAGCATTAGAAGTTGTTATATCAGATGGAAATCCTCAAGTAGTTGATTGTATCCTCTTTGTTCCTCCATTATCAAAGCTtcaattcatatattttttttaatcagatGTCTTGCTTATGAAAATGTCCTTAAGATCTATAGATCTTCTTCAGATTTGGAGATGCTTAACATTTAGATATTCAGCGTAATGTAAAGGCGAATTTAACTGTATTTGGTGGTACAAAAGTGAAATCTATGATGCTGCACTGGAACCATGATGAACTCTCAGATATGTCTAACAGCTTTGACATCATCGTTGCAAGTGATTGGTAATCTTTACCCATTTGACTTTTAATAAAGGCTAATAGATGAGAGGTTGGGTAGCAGGTTAAAATGGATTCGGGTTAAAAGGGTCATCTTTTACTACCTGAAGAAAACGGACATGTTGGGTTGGGTAGACCCACAAACACTTCTTTGTccacttttaagtttttatcaAGAACTAATCTGCTAATTCAATTACAGAAGcattattattgtaataacTAGACACATGTCCGCGCGATGTTGCGGTGTGGCGGCGGCGGCGacgggtggtggcggcggtgtcGGTGTGATtgttagtgaaagtaatttttttaatggttgaaagatgtatgttgtagataatttcattaagggtattataggttaTTTGGTagagatatataaattaatgaataaaagaaaaaggtagTTTGGGTTTATCTAGTTCTTTTTGAGAAATCTGGAGGAGTAAATGGTTTATAAGGTAGTATAGGTATAGATATTGATAATCCAAATATTGGGATAAAACCATCTACGAGGATTTATGTATTAATGATAGACTTTGGACTAGTTTTAATCCGTTTAACATATATCCCTTGTtgctaattttttattatttgaccCTCATAGCTAGGTTATCTATAACTAATCGATCCATTAACATGTATACTGGGTCGAAATTGCCACATcacatatatacttattttttattatgCTCCCCTTAACTTCTCTAATAAATTCCATTTTCACTCATATCTTTGCAGTACTTTCTTCAAAGAATTCCATAAAGGCCTTGTTCAAACTATCAAATGCTTGTTAAGGAAAGAAGGGACATCAGAAGCCATTTTTGTGGGCCCTAAAAGAGGCAACTCATTAGATGAGTTTTTGATGGAGGTAAAACAGAGTGGCTTGCAATTTACAGTTGATGAAATCTACAATTCAGAAGTTTGGAGGCGTCATCAGAACTTTAGCAACAACGACGCCTCTTGGCCTAACTATGAGAAGGATCACTGCTACCCGTTATTGGTCCGAATTACACTTTAAAATCTGaaggttttccatttttgtttgcCTCTATTTTATGCTACTTGAATTTAGCATGAGTTACTTCTCGTTTTTCTCGCtacattttctttattaaaaacaGGCAGCCTGCACAGAGCATTGTTTtctaattgtttttgttttatgtccATGAATTCTTCATTTCTCTCTTCAAGAACTCGTTAGTCAAGTTTGGACACTGTTATGAAAGCTTTCATAGTTCAGGATCATCTAACATACCCAACCAAATTAAGGGTACTGAAATTGCATTTTGTTCTTTTGATGTAAATAATTATTCAATGACGTTTTGTATCTGAGAATCATATGCACGGAATAAGTTCTATAGGGAATATTACTTGGTTGGTCAAGTACTCAAGAAAGCAGAATGGCATAAAAGCCAAAAATACCGTGGAACATTCTTTTGTGAGTTTGAGCGTTGGCGAAGAAATCAATCAGAATATGCTACTGTTGGTTACCATTAAGTAAAAATAAACACCTTAATTGTAACAAACAGTCAATTACTAACCGATCTACCTTAGTATTTTTTTCatagttgtattttttttcctggttcttgagttttatttttttttaatgttgcaTAATATTGATGTTGCCTAtttgaaaagcaaaaaaaagCCATTGAACGGTGTGAGAGTGCGACGGTTACCACAAGTTCACAACCCGCAACGGCTCAACAAACGCCAACTTACCATGTATCATCCCAAACCATGAGCTTCATACTGTAGGTAATGCCAATACCTTAAAAAATGTTTGTTGCATGTTACCTGAATAATACGCTTAGAAGTATGATATATAGTCAATTGGTATGTGGTGAATGGTGGCGGTTTGTGGTCGTCTCGAACCAAAAACAAAGAGAAATTAGCAAGCAAAGCTTTGGACAGCCGTACGTGCTCTCTCATTATGGAAACTTAAATTAGGGACAGTAAAAACCAGTTCCTGGGCTGTTGGCAGTGGCTGTGAGTTAGAAAATCGAAtaagaaaaatgttttaaagGTTTAAGCTCAAGAAACCAAGCATGGGTAGAACTTGGGTGGTTGTTTGCTTTGTTTCTCACGTAGTCACGTGTACTGTGTAAATATATTTGTGTCTGTGATGTAAAGGAAAAAGGGTGCAGGGAAATTACTAGCATTTTATAACAAGGCACATAAGGTGGgtttgggtcatgggttgggttGGGCCGAACTTGAAGATGGGCTAAGGGGTCTTGAGCTATTTTTAACTAGTAACTTCATTTAGCCttttaattatacatatttgtatGGTTAActtgtatataaaataatatttttatttacttatttatattttcataaattacTAAATGTTTTAATGTATAAGtgtgttttttaaatatatatcaacatATACGTCGTATAGGATTTTTCTACTGCAAAGGCTCATAGCTAATCATATTATCACACAAGATATGTTATTGGGGTCATCATTGACTAGTTCATCAGCCTGATAAATGTGTGTCGGCATCATTATCCTTTAACGATGTTTGATCTTGTTGACACATAAAAAGTTCAAATGCCAAATATTTAAATTGAACTTTCTGAAAATAGAACATGTAATAGTAGACTTTTTAAGTTTAGCAAATCGAAATTTGGCTGGTTTCACATAATGTTactattataacttataagtctGTCTAACATTAAAATACAAGCCGCTCATTTATTTCTTTAGTTTTAAACTtaatagtaaactttttaagttTAGCAAATTGAAATTTGGCGGGTGTCAAATAATGTTactattataacttataagtctgtttaacattaaaatacaaGCTGCTCATTTATTTCtttagttttaaacttttactaaTGGATtctgatttaaaaaaaacaactgcATTCTTaccataaaattgaaaaatgaacttttgatataattttttttttttttttttgcagtatattaatagtttttaacaTTGTTATtagaaatttaaagaaaaaaaaaaaaaacagccaCAACCCACATGGTTCCTAAGCTATTAAAAAAGTTGTAGTTAATGGCAGCTCATGTAGTACCGTTAGCGATTGTATCCATTTAGACTGTTTGGAGCAAGGCGTATCCTTTCACTTTATGGGACACCTTGAACATCGCCACATGGGAGTTCCGGAGAGAGAAATGGTGGATGGCGTTACAAAAAAGACGCGTTcgaaatggaaagaaaaaatgaatttttgggAATTTGGCCCATACCAACTGCCATTATTGGTCCGATTCAaactttttcctattttttaattttctttctaatattaattctatatatctttttcctTTCATCACAAAATTGGTCTCAAAAAGGGCTTCCTATTAATGCCTCATTccaacaaaaattaaaagaaagtcGCTTGCTAATTGGTCGTCACATGACAAGAGATGCCATTAGGAGGGGTTTCCAATTAAGGTCTCGCTCCTCTTAGGGGGTGTTTGATTCACTAGAATCCTTTGTCATTTGTAGGAATTGGAATCTACATTCTATTTTTCACTTTGTTTGGTTGGAAATATTGATTGAATTGGAATTCCAAATTTTCCTTTAAATTCCTTAAAACAAAGAATTTACAATTTCTTCATTAAACCAATGTAAAGTAATTCCATTGGAATTGAACAATTTTACAAAATAGCCcacaaactaaataaatataaacatatttcaTGAGCTTTGTATTCCTCAAATCATCCGTTGTTGTGCCATCAACAACCACAACCTCCAACCACGGGACCCATTGACCACCGCCAACCTCCACCCAACTCACCGACCACCGCCAACAACAACCTGAGCCACTTACCAACGCCAAAAACCACCCGACCCACTGACTACTACTAACAATTACCTAACCCACTTACCACCACAAACAACCACCGCCATAAACCACCCAACTCACTACCTTTCTTAAgttgttgtatatatttttactttctcCTTATTTGATTGAAAGATACAATTTTTATGAGAAAGGAGATGTTTTTGAAAGTAAAAGGAAAATTGATGTTggaatattatttttctttttcatgtgAGTAAGAGATTCCACTATGCATGTAGAGATGTGACAGAGTGACTAAAGAGGATAGTACCAATTATTAATGGGAAATTCCGATCAAAGGGTAAAGTTGTCATTTAATACAATTTTATGCTATGTGATACTATTTGAATTCCATTAGTTTTGACaatcaaacacaaaacaaattttaaaacctTTCGATTCTAATTCCTTCGACAGATTTCaattatttcaaaaatattgTGCAAGTACATACCTATATCTTTTTGTAGGTATGAGTCTCCAAGTTCTTTTTTGCCCTAATCTGTTTTCTCCAAGTTATTTTCACTCaagtttaaaaagataaaatgctAATATGCTATAATACAATGGGGGTCAATTCATTAATACAATATTTGATTGTcaaaatactttttattttaatgtaaaatttaGGATTAATATTGTGTTTTCTGTTGTGAAAATTTGAGTTACAATTTGAGTATTTGACGACACATAAAaggtaattaaaataaaactaatgtCTCATTAGTTGTGATGTTTCTTTGTAAATGGACGAAAAATAAATAGAGGGATTTAAAGTGAAAATTGGAAATTAATTCCAaactattaaatataattaaaatgatagttatcatcattttcaaacaaaaagaaagaacaCGCAATTCGGCCAAACATGTCAAATTATTCCTAATCGTTTATAGGCTTTGAATATCATCTTTTTAAGgtactattttttaattttctagtctaattaatagttaaataaaaatatcgTAGGTTAAGAATAGGTGACTGTTTGGGCCCATATTAATTTCTTAGTATCCGGGCTTAGTTATGAaacatgtattaaaatttgGTAAGATATAGAGATAGTTTTTGTGTCACGCTATGTAACataaaaaagttaagaaaaccTATTATTTTGTAAGGTAATGATAAAATAATGATAAGGAAGTGAAAATTATTGGCTTGGGAAGTATTAGATAAAGAAAAATCAGAAAAGACGATATGTCTCAATATTGATGATTTATATGGATTTGGTTAATAGGTAAccaaagattttgaaaaatacaagtgTAAGTTGTAGCAGGACCACATGTGAGTATATAGGACTTAAACTAGTAGATGATTATATGAAATCGGATTACATTTGAGTAAGGGTTTCATATGAGTATATGGTTGAATATTGCCGTTGTTTAATTCATATATAAGTTTTAGTTGTTGTGATATATTAATGAGAATTGAGCAGTGGGTGCAGTCAAGAgtgatataataaatatttatatgcaGTGATGTGTAGTTATATGAAGATTGCCTTATATGCCAGTTTATATGTTAGTTATGATAATAGCTAAGACGTAGGAGTGAAATTTGTAACTATCGCTAAGAACATACCGATTATTATGATGACTAAAGTAATAGTAGTGGAAGTGCCATTATTGAAGGCTTTATGATGGTTATGTAGTTAAGTATAGTGGTTATAAGTGATTTTATGCATTAATTGGTGTTTAGGCGTTTAGTGGAATAATCGCCGTTATTATGGTTGTAGTTCATaattatggtgttggtggtatTTCAATTGTTGAGGTTGCATACTTAGATATGCTATGACATTGAATAAGTTAGTATATtagttaaaatgttaattaagcCAGGAATGTATTAGAGAAGATGGTCATTAGGTTAACAATGTGTTAATCGGACATTTTATCGTGCGAATGTTTATTTGATGTAATTATGTGTGTTGTGATCATTTTTAGTCGTGTGATGTGTTAGATGTTTTGTTGTGCAAGTGTATTGTCTTTTATGCAACCACACGTGCTGTAATTGTTATGTGATCGCGGAAATGTGTTAGTCATGTTGTCATGTGTTACCTAGATGTTTTGTTGTGTAGTTGTGTATATTATGTAATCACACATGCTTTAATTGTTAGGTGATCATCATGTGATTGTGTGATGTAAATTTGGATACAGAAGGCTAATGTGCAGATTTTGTGGATGTATGCAGATTGACGATGTAGAAGCAGTTAATCCTTCTATGCAAATAGTTGTATTATTTACTTTCGTATAGTTTGATACAATGACTCTATTTTAGTAGGCAGAGGCAGAGTTGATTATATGGAGGTTGGCTATATACGTGTAGTCTGGTCCATATAACTGAACGACTGGCAGATTATACTTGCAGACTATCTTGCAGTTTATCTCACGCCGTAAGATATACATGCAGTTTATGTAATGCAGAAAATTATCAGTATGATATACACGCAGTTTATGTAATACAGAagattaatatgtttattttttatatattaactaagcggtgtatttttttctttaattataatGCTGTAGGTGCTTGTGGATTTAACGGACAAGCACGTGGAAAGTTATAGCCGTGGATGAGCACTCCGAAAGGTTTACGCAAGTGTTATCTTTAAATTACAGCTGAATATATTATACTTGTTACATTAATATCCCATATTTTGAAACTAAATATGTAATTCTCTTTAAGTTGGCAATGTGGTCGTTAAACTGAGTCGTGTCAAGTATTTTGGTTGTTAAAAGCAGGTTGTTTTGAAAACTAGCAGGTATTGATTGTTGATATTACGATgaggtcatgccgaaatttcaaaattttccatTTGGTCGTTTTGAAATAAATTGGCATTTGGTATGGTCAAATACATATGTACTTActtaatacatatttatttataaaaactaaataaagttaaaaaaaagagaCAGGCGTAACATTTCTACTTTGAGGGAGCTCTTTAACGTGGAtctggttaagacaacgtatgttaaacCTATCGCTATCgtatcgcgacacgaagttttcaagcaaaattcacctttcaaaaaaattgtGGACACAGGGATAATAGGATATAGTGCTATTCGTTTGAcatttacaaaagataaaagGAATTAATGAGacactaattttattttaatttcagcTATACCTTTTATGTGTTGTCAAATTGTAAGCCAATTTCCTTAACAACATAAAATACAAtagcatatatttttttttcctccaaatgaaaaagaagcatactttgaaaattcactCTGTTTTTTATGTATTGAAACTAATATGTACAAGGTTTTTCATTCAACTTGAATATCATAAGTCTTATTTTCGCTTTCCCTTTTACAATATTAGTAAATGTAACAAAACTCAAATATAATTAGTAAAAACTTACTCAACCATCTcattttaaatgtcatagtttgacttgATAAACTTTTTCCTTATTAAGGGCCACTACTTAGAACTTGACCACTACTTAGCCTTAAACGTCGAATCGATTACCTCACATAAAATCCATTATCATATAGTACTTCACCCAGCACATATATAATCGTATATTGACTCAAACCAAAAGTTGTAAAGTGTCACCCAAATTAGTGATTACCCACTTATGCCTAGGTACATAGGCAGTAAGAGTAGGAGGGGCCAATGTATCGCTagaaatttttaatttagtcataaattttcaaattctttttatGATTTGTGAATTTTGCCCCCTTTCGATGTatttttatggaattttttgATTGTCCtcccttgattttttttttaccgtcCCTACATAAGTCTGAACTCTTGACCCCTTAGGGGCAAGGATGTAGTCGGCAAAAACTATCGGCAAGTAAGATCGGCAAGTATCGAAAAATCGGCTCCCTACACCATCTACTTTGGCAAAAATCGGCAAATACCATCGGCAACTTCAATCGGCCAATTAAGAATAGCCGATGCATATGAACGTTGTGTGTATTGGAAAATGAGCTTTTGACCAGGTGTGGGGGGTTTGTGGGTGggtgaatatatattttagtattttacaaAGAAGATACAAAGGAACCGATTGACTTGTATTTTTCCACTACACCCACTTATTTGACTACTTTTGGTtaaaattggttttttttttgtttagctAGGTGTCCACTTGTGATTGGGTGTAACTTTACCAAAATTTTAGTAAATCGGCACTACACTTTTGCCTTTTAGAGAAGCAAAACCTCTCATTTCTTTCTTACACCACTAAACCAAAAGCTTATTTGcgattaaagaaaaaaacacatgTTAAAACTTAGTCGTTTAAATTTGTGTCGGACTGTCGGTagtatcatctttttttttttatctatagttttttaaacttttctttAGAACTATCGTCCACTCTCATTTAGCATGTGCCTTTGTGTACGTACCCCACTTCAGTTGAAAGATTGCTAAACATTAAACTTTACACTTCATGATGGAAAACTAGTGGGTTTTATAAGTCCGTATGATTGATAAACATCAAACTTTACTTCGTGATGGGAAACTAGTGGGTCTAAAATCCCGCAACGTGGGCTATTTCTGTCCACAACCACATTGAAAATCAAGGGCTAAGATTCaaccattatattttaattttgacccttgatttGGATAAGGATTCTCTCACgttatttttataacttgagTCAAGCTGGGGacatcttgacccttgattgaaaatcaagggctaagattcaatctttatttttgaatcttgactcttgattttcatccaaagACCAAGATTagcctaacatgactagtcatgttagtcTAACTTAAAGGAATCCCCTTCCAAAATAAATGGATAGGGTTAAGTATCCTATagtgtaagaaactttgaaattttttttattgtgtgtatacattaaaaattttgaacatttcATGTAAGTATCTCGTTAAATTGAACGcttaatgtaaaaatgtatatgtGGCATTGTGGCAACTATATGAGCTGcccacgtagaagtttttgagTGGTCAACGTAAAATTTTTACGTGTTCAATTTAACGAGatacttacataaaatgtttaaaaattttcatgcatacacaaaataaaaaaagttgcaaagttacttacactcTAGGATACTAAACCcaaataaataacaaacaaCACAGTGACAGAAagctaaaaacatataaaagaatatgaatataaatgtgtatatatacttaaaagcAATACAACCACCACGGAAATAAAGTTTGCAATACgaaatatgtaaatatatgtttaGCTAAAGATAATATAACCAtgttaaaaaatttatcatatcaaatatctccatctctatctctatctatataataaataaaaaagattgttatgacatcactaatttatataaatagtttatttgtcattttcaaagttattctaaaagttttgtttttttaatcttatttatttatttatcatgtcataaaaaatttccttttaaaatttattacatttttatttttgttatttaaggatgtttttctttaaaaaaatatttttattttcttttaaaaactataatactttataCATGGTAATCATTTCAATAATATtgtcataatagatttttaaattatcagCATACTATGCGGGTTAATAAGCTAACTATAAGGTATATTATTTTGAGGTTATGAGTATCGTTGGACTGCTGCAACTTCAATGACGAAGATCGATtcgtttttataaaacttttatcaatatGTCCGGGTATAAAGTCAATGGTGTTGTTGACCCTTTGATAAAATATTTGTACGAAATATGTAGATATATGTCTACCTAATGATAGTATTATAACTAATAATGTTGGTGGcccatttataaaatatttaaccttaaaatattttatttataataataaatttgtacTAGAATTAATTAGCAAAGTGTAATATGGGGCTTAAAAAATTTTTAGACAAAAGTTTGCTTATCCAATGGCAGCATGAGGCCTAAAAAATTGACTTATATGAAAAGTTTGaaaagagggaaaaaaaaaaagaagcattcAAGTAAGTTTTTTAAGTATCAGAAATATTGATGATGTACAGGTACCGGTACGGTACCGATCCTGAATATGATCAAAAGTGGGTACCAATTCCGGTCACATAGAAGTTGGTATAGAACCGAGATT harbors:
- the LOC122604075 gene encoding calmodulin-lysine N-methyltransferase, with translation MEKNGSSKTASALRWGILRRALIPSTTTTTTTIDSQEEEASISRKPNNNNNNNNVGFGLIPFRLVSSDRSKQQELFTNEAEEEEKEKEKEKACCVCYTLPDHNSTKLFLYQRVDNCANLNDFRICNTYDIDNTGIVCSWPSEEVLAYYCLSQLDLFRSKRVIELGSGYGLAGLLIAAVTKALEVVISDGNPQVVDYIQRNVKANLTVFGGTKVKSMMLHWNHDELSDMSNSFDIIVASDCTFFKEFHKGLVQTIKCLLRKEGTSEAIFVGPKRGNSLDEFLMEVKQSGLQFTVDEIYNSEVWRRHQNFSNNDASWPNYEKDHCYPLLVRITL